In the Ictidomys tridecemlineatus isolate mIctTri1 chromosome 10, mIctTri1.hap1, whole genome shotgun sequence genome, TCAGCCCTCCTGTCACAAGGTGTCCTCAATAGCCATCGGTGTGCCAGGCTGATGCTCAATGGCACAAGGCTATCACACTAAGAAACTGGAGCCCAGAGGCCTCCCACCCGCCCCCAAGACTCTGCTGGAATCGGGAGCCCAGCCCGGTGCTGGGGCAGCTTCCCCCAAAGGAAtgcagcctcctccctgcccacctgccaCCCAGAGCGTCCAGCATGAAGCACCATACTCCCTGACCTGTGGCCCTGCAGCccgtggggcgggggggggggggggagagactGAGTGGCAGCTTGGCCGGCCATACCTGGCGGTGAGTGAGTGTGAGGTAACTGGGGCTTCCCAATGCAGGAAGGGCACACTCTGCAGCTGGATGTGCATGTCATATAGGCCCTGGGGGACAGGCATCACAATGCATGGGGGCCTAATGACACAGTGCTTCCCCAAGGGCCCCCCACCATGCTAGCCCCCGAGGCAGGGCGCCAGACACACTGTGCCTGCCTCTGGAGACAGGTGGCTTCACAGGGACCCTTCCCTCTACATCTGGTTATATGGCCCACACACCTCGATGAAGACATCACCCACGATCTTGGCAGTCATCAACACCAGCATGATGGGGAAGCCATAGGTCACATTGCTGGTGGCCTCCATCATGATGACTGTAAGGCTCAGGGTCATTCTCACAATCCCTCCTGTAGGAAATGCATGTGAGCCCTATCCTCCTGACAGCGGGGCCCAGCTCAGCAGGGTCCAGCTCCCAGGAGACTGCTGGTGTGGTCATGCCCCAGGGGTGGTGCCAACTTCTGCCTCAGGCCTATTTCCCAGGCTTctgatttttgttctgtttttggtactggggattgaatccagggacgcttaaccactgagccacagtcctaattatttttcattttgggattgtctaagttgctgaggctggtcttgaatttgtgattctcctgcctcagcctcctaagctgctgagattacaggccggTGCCACTGCCCCAGCCTAAGCTGTTCTTTTAAACCGAGTGCCGACTAGATGTGCAAGGCCAGCTCTGGCTGTGCTCACCACAGGTGGGTTACTGAGAATGAGCCCTGCTGACCTCATGGGGCCCACCCCATCAACCAGGCAGGACCCAGGACTCACCGAGCTGGGCCGCAGCGCCCATGAGGGCGTACTTGCCAGGGTCCGCCCAGATCTGTGGGAGGCAACCCAGGGAGAAGTCCATGTGGCAGCAGCTCCCACCAAACCCACCAGGAGGCACCCAGGAGGGCCTGGCCACCCCATGGTGTCACACACCCTCTGTGTAGCCACTCTATAACTGACCCAGGGGCACCTTACCACAGGCGGGGGAGCAGACTGCACAAGCTGGACATGCTAGTGAGCTGGGCAGACAAGGCTTCGCCCAGGCCCAGGTGCTCTGAGTGCAGGCCTAGACACCAAAGAACAGTGCCCCGCCGGCAGGGATTCTAGCAGGCCCCAGCATACAGGGGCCACACACTGTGACCCACTGATGGGAAGTGTCCAAGACAGGCAAACGcagagggcagggaggagaaATGGGCTCCCTGCCAGATGGAGAAGACTCTGTGGCCACAGAACACTGAGCAGGGTGCTGAGCTGGCGTTCACCACCACAGCGCTGTGCCTCTCCAAAGGCAGAATTTTATGCCATGTGAATGTGTCTCAGTTTGAGACACGATGGCCATGCATGTGATCCtaggactcgggaggctgaggcaggaggatggcaagtttgaggctaatgagggcaacttagtgagaatctatctcaacatacaaaataaaaagagctgttgatgtggctcagtagtaggacactcctgggttcaatccctggtactgaggGTGGCAGGTAAAGGAAAAGCCAAACTGAAATAAACCATGCCAGAGAGGCCAGAGGGCATCGGGGGCACCGAGAGCCCCGAGCGAGCCTGGACAGCGAAGTGGGGCAGGTACGGACTCCTTACTGCAGCCTCCCCTTTTCTGTTGTACTGGGACTAGACCCAGGCACTCTATCCATGAGACATATCACCAGCccctgcattttatttaaaagcttgagaaaggctCGAgttaagttgccgaggctgaccttgaacttgcaaccctcctgcctcagcctcccaagtacctgggatgacaggcgtgcactaGCACCCAATCACTGTGACCTGTCTGGTGATGTTTTAATCTTATTGGATAACTGAAAAGTTGAACAGAcccaaaacacaaagcaaaaaccaaaacccGGAGCACTGTAGAGGCAGGcaagaggagggaggggctggaagGCCCTGCTGGGTGGGGCCTGACCCAGCTTATCCCTTAGCCCTGGGCTCCCTACTCTTGCTATGTCCCCGCAGTCTGCAGCGTGCACAGTACAGCAGCATAGCCCACCTGCTGCTGCCCACCTGTCCTGGGCGCCCTGCTGTCTCTGGCAGTGGCCCCCAGACAAGGGATTAAGGGGAATCTCAACTTCAGggccccagcctccctcctccaGTTCCCACTTACCGCTGCCCCCGTGAGGTAGGACAGGGAGATGCCAAAGAGCCGGCCCCAGGCAGCCCCGATGAGCAGGGACGGGATGAAGACGCCTGCAGACACAGTGAGTCCGTAGGTCCAGCAGGCCAGGAAGAAGTAGACCAGGGTGAACAGGCCCAGGGTCACAGGGTTGTAGGAGCCTAGGGGAGCAAGATCACTGACTGCCCACCCGACTCATGCCTGTGTGCACTGCCCCACCTGGTCCATGTGGCCATACCCAGGGAGCCAGGCCCCCTGAGACCCAAGACAAGAGGCTCCCTGAAGGCTCGGTACTCTCCACCTCCCTGGGGAAAAGAAGGGACTGGTCAACCAGAAGGGGAAGTGGTGGTGACAGTGACCTCAAGCCAGCAGAACAGATGTGGAGCCCAGGGTGATAGCCTAGATCCCACATCCGTGGCCCATCCATGATCCCCAAAAAGCCTGCACCCAGGCGACTGTCATTGGGATGGGGAGTCACATAGGCTGCTGAGGAAGCAGCTGGGCTCCCAGCCCTGCTAGACTTGTCCTCAGTCTGACCTCAAACTGACCAGCTGAACTGGGAGGTGTCTTTCCTCCAAGTCTGAGCACAGCTCAACTTCGGAGGACAGGCCCTGTGGTCCAAAATGGCCAGTGTTACAGAGCCTGTCCTCCGAAGTTGTCCTCCTAGTTGCATTCTGGGAAGATGTCACATCTGGGAGGGTGGACAGTAGCCAGGGCAGAGCCACTCTTGGCAACTGGCTGAGCCAAGTCCCAGGAGACAGCTTCTTTTTGGACAAGGTGCTAAGAGGTCAGGTTTGGAAGACTGGGCTAAGTGGAGAGGGAACATCCAAGGTGGCCAGAACATGGAGATCTGAAGGCTGGAGACCAGGAGGGCAAGGGGGTGGGATAGGGAGGTGTTGCCAACACCCCGGCAAAGAGTGCTGTAGTACAGGCCAGCAGGACCGGAAAGGAGTAGGTCAGGGAAGGCAGAGGTCTGTGGGGAAGGCACAGTCCACACCAAGCAACCGCCTGCAGGAGACATGGCCAGACTACTGGAACCATAGCCGGTTGCAGGACCCTGGTGTGCACACAGGGGACACAGGCCTACCTCGCTCCACACTTAAAAGGGTTTCTGCTAAATCTaaccctcacacacacatacacacacatagaccCAGAATCAAGGACAgatgtcctggggctggggatgtggctcaagcggtagcacgctcgcctggcatgcgtgcggcccgggttcgatcctcagcaccacataccaacaaagatgttgtgtccgctgagaactaaaaaataaatattaaaaaaaaattctttctctctctcttctctctttaaaaaaaaaaattaaaaacaaattaaagacaaaaaaaaaaagacagatgtcCTCACTGGCCTTGTGATAGGTCAGGAGGGAGCAGAGCTTGAGACAGGCACCAGAAAGCTCAGCTCTGTGTGGCCCAGTGTGCAGGACCTGGCTCTGGGCACCTGCTGCACCACTGTCAGACAGCCTGGCACTCAGAAGGCTAGGTTTCCTGATGGAATCCACTGGGAGGTAAGCCAGAGGCAGCCCTAGGCCACCCCAGAAAGGAAGAGGATGGCATGGCCATTGGACACCTGGCTGGCCGCCCTCCAGGTGCTTGGCCACAAGGTGTCCTCTGCAACCCGGGCACACTGCACCATGCAGGACGACCCTTCCAGCTCAGGACAAGGACCGCTGGGCTGAGACCCTACCCGCTGCCCCAGCAGGCACACCTGGTGGGTCGTGGAACAGGCTCACCACGCTCCTTTCGGGGGTGTTGAAGAAGGCTGCGGCCATGGAGTTGTACTCGCCATCTGCACAGAAGAGCTGCAGGGTCGGGAGGGAACAAGCTGGAAGGCAGCTGGCCCTGGGGCTATGTTCGGGCCCACCCTGCCCCTGCTGCCTGGGGAAATGGGCAGCCAGGGGCCCTGTGAGCACACTGCCAGAGCCAGCGGCCAGATGCCAGCCACTGcaagccccaggcccaggcctgccCCTCCTGGGCTAAGGCAGAGCTGGGCTGCAGCAAAGCTGGCTTGTCCACTGTGACCCTGACTACCTTTGCAAGTCTGTTCCCATCTGCCTCCACCAGAACTCATTCCCCCTCTGCCCCCACCCTGGGCAGGGGCTACTCATCCTCATCCTACCTCCAAGGGGAATTGCAAAGGCCCTGTGTCTGGCCTCTCACCAAGCACATTTTTAAGGCTCATCTGGGCCACAGCTAGCTTCCTGCTGTGGAAGGGCACTTCACTCTGCTAGTGGATGGACATGTGGGCAGCTGCCACTTTGGGCTACTACAAATAAGCGGCCAAGAACATCCCCATGAGGCTCCTCTGTGGCTGGGAGATTGTGTTCCTTGAGCCTAGAGCTCAAGCCCCATATGGAGCACTCAAACTAGTCTGGGAAGAGGATCACAGTGAAAGCAGCCAGCACCATGCCACCCCAGTCAGGACAGGTCTGCAGTGCACCAGCCAGCTGGCTCTGGAGTTCCTCTTGCAGGGAGCAGCATTCAAGCCAGGCTGGAGGCTGGCCCCCAGGACTGCACCTGCTCATCTGGGCCCCAGGCCTACCTGCAGCGGATAGGACATGGAGTTCTGCAGGGGCTGGCAGTCCCGGGACGAGTAAATCAACACGAAGGCAACGGTGGCAGTGACAGCAGCCACGAGCACGGCTTCAATTACCTGGAGACACGGCCGGTGGATGTACCTGGAGCCAAGAGCCAGGGGCGATCACTGCAGGGACACCCTCGGCGGCTACCATGGCAACCTGACCAGGCCATCTACTAGGAGGGCCGGGAGGCTTAATAATCAATCTGCCCAGTCTCCAAGGCGTCCTAGCTATCTTCTTCCCTGCAGTGACTAAGGCTTCCCAGCAGCAAGACTCCCCCACCTCTACTGTGGGAAGTGCTCCCACCAGCTCTCCTGCTCCACTGGTAGCTGTCACTGGAGCCAgaacagggtgggggtgggggtgggtgagtGCTTCCGCAAGCCCAGAGCTGCTCCCTACAGGCTGACCATGTGCAGGAAGGACAATGGTGTCTAAATCAGAGCTACCAGACCCACCCTGGCTGACCCTTGGGTGAGGAGCCCTCATATTCTCTCTGGAGGCTCTCCAACCTCACGCCTGGGGTCCCCCTCCCCAGTTAAGCCAGTGTAGACCACCCACTTCACAGGCCCCGTGTAACCACAGCTATCAACATGGCATCCAAGACAGAGGCTCTTTCTCACCTGATTCGAAACATCGTCACCCAATAATTCAAGGCATTGAACACGGCTCCAAGAATGCCACCTACAACCAGGAGGCAAACTCCCATCAGTCACACAGGGAGGAAAGGGTCCCGGCAGCAGAGTACCCGGGACCCTGGTACAGAGGACCAACACACTCTAGGCTCTGCCttcttttcaggaaaatggattcACAGAGCAGCACTGCTCATGTGCTCCTCACCACAAAATTGAAACCCAAATTCCTAAGTACAGACAAGACCCACAGAAGGAAGACTCCGCATCCTCACGACAGGTTACAACCTAAGGCAGGTACTATAAGAACTCCTAGGTAGCCCCCTGTGCACAAGCAGCAGGTGACAGAGGACCTCTGTGTTGAAACATGGTCTCTTCCCCAAAGTATCTAATCATGAACATGAAAATGTACtagaattcaaaacaaaaatccaaactcAGAATCATTGCTGGTCCTGAGCAGTGATTGGATAGGGAACCTTCACCATGGAGGCCATTGGGCCCACTCTGCTCCAGGGGATCCCATCACTGCCCCTGCAACTTCCAAGGGAGAGAAAACTGCAGAATGCAAAAATCTGGGACATTCCTGAGCCCTCCACTTCCAGTGGCCCCTCTAGAGGAACCTGGAGGAGAAGGGCCCCGTGGCAGGGTGGACAGTCCTCCCTTACCCACCACGCCCCCAGCACAGGTTTCCAGCTGTCTGTCCTAGGGTAGGGCCTTACCCACCACGCCCATGACGATGAAGACGGGGATCTCGTGGATGGTGTATGCCATCTTCTGTGGCACAGAGGAGACAAAGCGAGACATGCCTGGTCATGACACCTGCCCATGTGTGTGGCACTTCCCACACCTGCACACAGGGCCGTAGAGCTCCCCCCGGTAGAAATGTGGGTGCTCTACGCAGGTCTGTCCCTGCTGTCAGTCTAGCTAGTCTGGGAAGCTCATGCAGCCCAGCGTCAGCGCCTGCACAGGGGCGCCAAGGCTCTACTGGGCAGGTCTCCACACGTACCCTGAGCACCCATAGGGCCCTGAGGCTGGGAAGAGCTCAGTTCCCCAGGCTGCATTCCCACCCTAGCCTTAGTGAAGGGCCATCCATCCTGGCACCCGAACAGCAGGATAGGGCCGGGTGGGTACCTCCGAGTCGAATCTCCCGAAGTTGATGAGGCCTGGGCTGGACAGGTCCCACATGTTTCCGTGGTAGATGCTCAGAACAAAATTCAGAGTGAAGGTGGAAACCATGGAAGCAAAGAACTGTGGGACAGAAAGGCCAACAGTTCAGCCACCGGCACCCCGGGATACCTTGAGccaggctgggaggctgaggttccTGTCATTCAAGAGGGCCATGGACTGAGCAGGCTGAACCTACTGCACAACCATGGACAGCACTGGAGACAAGCTAGCAGAGGATGTGAGGGAAGGCAAGGGCCAGTCCCCTGGAGCCGCCTAAGTGGACAAGGCTCAACACAGAGGGTGAGATGTCCACTCTGCCCTGCTGCCTCTCCTCAGGAGACCTGGCGGGGTATCAAAGGCACTCACGATCCTCCATGTCAGGAACTGGTTCCAGAAGGAAGCACCTTCCTCCAGGCTGAACAGGACTCCACCTGGAAGGCAGTGGCCACGCTTGACATGCACCTGAGGGGCAAGGGCACTGTACCCTGGCACCGCCCACCCCAGGCCCCAGGAAGAGGGATCTCTGACGAGGTCCGAAGGCCAGAGTCTCCTTTCCCTCAAGTGGCAGCGGGTGGGGAGGATCCCTGCTCACCCACAGGGGCTCCAAAAGCAGCTGACACCCCAGCTGCTGCTCCTGCAGAGACGAAGTCTCGCTTCTCTGTGTCTCTGCGGAAGTACTCAAAGATCTGAAACAGGAAGAGGCCGAGGGCCCTGTGGCAGGTGCTCCAGAGCACACCTTTCAGAAGGAAAGGAGGCCTGAGAGACCAGAGCAGGGAGGGCTCTGCTTCACAACCCCACCGCCTGACCCAGCCACCACAAGTGACCATGCAGGCTGCTAGCACATGGGCCCTGGCCAAGCCTGTCTGCAACAGTGCACACAGGAAGCCTGTCAGGAGTCTGTTGCACAACCAAGAGatccaaaaaaaaacccaagagagCAGAAAACCGAAACTACCCTTGCTCTTGAAAAAGGATTGTTTTCTGGCTGGCACAGTGGCTACACCTGTGATCCCTggtccttgggaggctgaggcaggaggatggtaaattcaaggccagcctcagcaacttagtgagaccctgttccaaaTAACAAACAAGAGcagttggggtgtagctcagcagtaaagcacccctgggttcaacacacaataccaaaaacaaaggaCCATGTACTATAGAAATGTTCATTCTCTCTTAACTCACATAAAAATTCAGTGCAATACCCATCAAAACGCCAGGGACCTTGCAGGCAGATGGCAGGAAGCCATCCCAGAACGTCTCAGAAACAAGCGTCGTGGATATACATGAAGACTGAGCCACTGCAGGCGGCCAGGGCGGAGCCACAGACCCTGTTCACATAATTGCACACCCCACACAGCACCAAAACCATAGGGCAAGTCAGAGAGGCCACTGGATGGGAGTGGAGGAATGGTGTCTGCCTTATCTGGCCAGGCCAGGTGTCCCTCGGGCAGAGACAGGTGGGGACAGGCTATTTGCCCTGCTGGTGCCAAGACATAGGTCTCAGTGGGACTCCGCATGGGGCAGTGATGGCTGAGGAACAGTCATACACAGGTCTATGTGGGGGGCTCACCTTGAAATCTCGCTTCAGTGATGTTGACCTCCCCTGGGAAATTCCCGCGGCAATCACAGACCCAGAATGGATCATTGGTCCTTCCTGGAAGCACAGTGAGCAGCACTCAGGGACACCCATGGGCCTCGGTGACTTACAGGGATGGGACACAGGCTGGGGCAGCATCCATAGTAGTTACCTTTCCCACGGCCAGGCCACCCACCACAGACAGAATCACGCCAGACACCTTGATCACCAACGTCTGGAACACAAGGGAAAAGCACAGCCTCTAAGCCAAGGGCAGAACTCCCGGCACCTGAGCAGCAAGGCCACGGGCATAGGAGGCACCATAGCCACAAAGCCACATGGGCTTGCCGCTGCCCACAGCCCTGTCCTTGGTGGAGGGTTTCCTCCTGGTCCTCCTACTACCGCACATGCAGGGGGCAGCTGTGCTCCCACTCAGCACACATGCAGGGGATGCACGCCCTCTGTCGGCCCAAGCACTCCCCAGGCAAGGGGGTGGGtctgtcctccctccctgccccctcctacAGACTCATCAGAGGTGACTCCTGCATGGATATACAGCCTCCCATGCCCATCTGAAGGCATTCATGCCGGGGCAGGAGCCAGGGCAGAGCAACTCTCTGGAAGGTTCCAGTCACCCTGGGTGGGAATCAGGTCAGAGGCCATCTCCAGCAGCTCCAGGTCCATCGTACTCTATAAAAGTGCAGGACTCTCCCAGCTGCCAGCTCCCTGGAGTATGGCCACACTGACTCGCCCTGGCCATAGAGCACAGGCCCTGGGATGGGGACAGGAAGCAGCCCTGGCCATCTCGAGCTAGGAAGAGTGACTACGCAAATGTTAACAGCTGGGGGCCCAGCCCCCATGGAACTGGGATGCTACTGAGGATACGGAGCATGAAGAACACCAAAGAAAGCACTGAAGAAAGGGGAAGGGTGGGCCAAGGCCAGCCTCTCGCCTGGCCGCTCAGCTTCTCAAACACTGCCCACCACAGTCCTTGGTCACAGACACACTCCCTGTGGCTGTAGTCACACACACGCAGGCTCAGCCTCTCTGCACCACGTAAGAGATACCAAGACCAGTCCCTGCCATTGGGCTAGGTCTGGAGGGGTAATGGACAAGACAAGTCTTTGGATTCCACAGTCCCTGGAGGAGCACCTGTTGCACCCGGGGTCCCCACATGTGCCTCACCTTGAGCCGCACCACGTGGGGAATCTTCACCCCATTGAGGAAACACTTGATCTGGGGGATGCCACTGCCGGCAGCAACTGgctggaagaagaagaaggtgcCACTAGGCCAGTGGAAGGAGTGGGGCAGCCCCGAGGCAGGAGGCCCGGCCTGGCGAAGGCTGGCCCCGGGTATAGGTTCTTGCCCCCTTGCCCAGAACCACCTCCCAGATAACCCTGCAGATGTGGAAGGGACTGCTGGCAGAGCCAGAAGGCCCCTGTGGATGGGGGCCTGCCCCAGGAAGGAGAGTACATCATCATGTACCAAGCAAGCACAGCTTCCTCTGCATAGGGCACCGCTCTACACTCAGCAGAAGGCTCTGGGTACTGGCATCTCTTTCCTCTAGCACCCCACAGCGAGGACAAGAAGCACAGGGGCCCATGAGAGGACGATTCCTTGGGATGAAGGGACGCCTCGGGTGGATGACACCTCAGGTGGGCGTGTGCAGTGCCCAGGGAAGGCTGGTCCTGCTTCCACCTCTACCCGGGTCTCTGGGCAGTTAGCCCTGTCCCCGAGACCCGGGCCCTGGAGCGCCTGTGTCCAGCTGTGATGATGCCAGGGCAAGGTGCCGGCCTGTGTGGTAGGTGGGATGAGGTGGGGTGGGCGCAGGCCTGTGCTGCTGGGGCAGCAGTGGCTTTGCCCAGCCTGGGATGAGGAGACCCCGACGTGTTTTCTGCCTTCATTAAGTGGTTTTCCACAGGCACCACCTGATTCTCACTAATAGAAAGCAGTAGTCACCAGCCAAGGGGCTCCATTCACTAAGACCCTGGCCATGCTGGTCTAAAGTACCCAGGACTTCCAGCAGCAGGTGTACCTCCACGAAGGCCACAATCACGGAGCCCAGGAACACAAAGGCGGCATTCAGGGTGGCCCACAGCAGCAGGGAGAAGGACAGCCCGCCTTTCTCCGTGAACTTGTCAATATCTGGTGGCTTGTCAGGGACGGGGCGCTGCATCACTGAGCCCACACCCGCCAACCCTACCCCACTCCTGCAGTCAGACTGGGGCAGAGTGCACCTGCACAGAGGCCACTGGCTGCTAGCACGGCGATGGTACTGACTGGATGGCTCAGACTTCTCATGGCAGGAGCTGGCCATGTCTTGCAGGGCTGGCCACTGCACCACTTGACCACTCCACCACCGAGCCCCAGCTCCCACCCTCACTCTGTGTAGGCAGCTGAAAGGATACTGTCCTTGATGACCCTGTATTTGAGACCAGCCAAGTTCTCTACCACAATGTCAATGAAGCAGGCCACAAGGCCTGTGAGGATCCCAATGAGAGCACAGATGACCCAGCGCTTGATCTCCACTGTCCGGAAGGCCTGCTGGGAGGAAGGTATGGTCAGAAGTGGGTGGCAGCCAGATGCCCTGGTGCAGGTGGCTCTGGTACCAGCATGAGGGGCTCCTGGGAGTCAGGTCCCCACCTTGCACAGTGGACCAGGCTCAGGGACCCAAGTCCTCCCAAGGGCAGCCTCTGACCAATGTCTCAGTCTTTAAACAACATTTCAGTGACTACAGAGCACCTCGGGGTCCAACAAGTTCCCAATCAGCTGTGGATGTCCTGGAGCCACACTTGATATTTCAAGAACATCCTCCTGGTGAGGACAACAACACTCCTGACATTTTGAGTATGTGCTATCAAGGGTCACAAGCTTAGGGCTCCCCCAAGGACAAACCAGAGGGACAGAGAGTGGCTCCAAAACCTAGACTCTTGGGGACAAGGAGGAAGGGAGATGAGCAGAAGCACTGTCCAGCCTGAGGACAGGGCCCTGTCCAGCCTGAGGACAGGGCCCAGCTGGAGGGTAGGGACCCACCCACTCAGGGACCCACCCACTCACCGTGTGGTTGATCCTCCGCTCTTCCTCCAGGAACAGCTGATTCTCACTGTTGTCATAGTCCAGGCTCTGCGGAACAGGGCAGCAGGGGCTGCAATTGCTGATCAGTTACTGAAGGGGAGATAGATGCAAGTGCAGCCAGGCTGGGGTGGGAGGCTAGAGAGGGCAGGGTCTGAAGCCAGTAACAGAAGAGGGGGACCCACCTCATATGTGAGAGACAAGAGCTTTTCATTGTGTGGGATCTCCTTAGGGAAGGGGTGGGACGAGTCCCTTTCCTGTGGAAGAAAAAGGCAAAGGTACACATGCTCTTTGGGAACAAGGTACAAGGGGCCACATCTCAACCTGTCCCAGAGCCAGCCTCATCCTAATGCCAAAGGCGGGCCAGATACCATAAGGGACCTGCAGCCCAACATTCCCTTTGAACACAGATACAGAAACCCTCAATCAGATCTGTGCACCAGGAGCCCAGCCGCACCACCAAGGTGGACTGTTCCAGAAGGCAAGGTAGGTCTGGCACCCACAGTCACCTCTCCCAGATTGTGCAGGAAACTGTGCCGACGGAAGCCCAAAGGCTATGGGGCCATCAGGACAAGCAGAAATCCAGCATCTTCTTGATTAAACATCAATACAGCAGAAGGCAGGCCAACATCTCAACCTGCTGGAAGCCCCAAGAAATCCCATAGGCAGTACCCCACCACAAGTGAGCAGCAGGGATACGCCCAGCCAGGATGAGGAGTGGGCTCTCACCACTCGTTATCACCTCTAAGTTGAAGGTTCCTGCCGGAATTTCTCACATATAGAAAGCTACTACAATGAGTAAACACAGTCAGTCAGATTAAAGGGTACAAAATGAACTGTCTTCCTCTGCATTTGCAGCAAATAACCACAAACAAAAGAGTCAATTCTGTTTATAACAGTGTCTAAAGTAGAAtgcagctgggcatagtggtgctgGCCTGTGATTCCAGCCTGGGGCAGCTTagacagaccctgtctcacaGTAAAGGAGCAGAgatgaattcaatccccaataccacagaAAATGACTGACAAGTCTCCAGGACCTTGGCTCTGGCGGAGGATTCTCAATCACCATACCCAATGCACAAGTAGTGCAAAGCAGGTAACTgggacttcatcaaaataaacACATGTGTGCATTGAAGAACACCAAGacagcaaaaagaaaacccaCTGAGTGGG is a window encoding:
- the Clcn7 gene encoding H(+)/Cl(-) exchange transporter 7 isoform X4 translates to MANVSKKVSWSGRDRDDEEAAPLLRRTARPGEGTPLLNGAARQSPHSVSFRIGQMSNVELDDELLDPERDSSHPFPKEIPHNEKLLSLTYESLDYDNSENQLFLEEERRINHTAFRTVEIKRWVICALIGILTGLVACFIDIVVENLAGLKYRVIKDNIDKFTEKGGLSFSLLLWATLNAAFVFLGSVIVAFVEPVAAGSGIPQIKCFLNGVKIPHVVRLKTLVIKVSGVILSVVGGLAVGKEGPMIHSGSVIAAGISQGRSTSLKRDFKIFEYFRRDTEKRDFVSAGAAAGVSAAFGAPVGGVLFSLEEGASFWNQFLTWRIFFASMVSTFTLNFVLSIYHGNMWDLSSPGLINFGRFDSEKMAYTIHEIPVFIVMGVVGGILGAVFNALNYWVTMFRIRYIHRPCLQVIEAVLVAAVTATVAFVLIYSSRDCQPLQNSMSYPLQLFCADGEYNSMAAAFFNTPERSVVSLFHDPPGSYNPVTLGLFTLVYFFLACWTYGLTVSAGVFIPSLLIGAAWGRLFGISLSYLTGAAIWADPGKYALMGAAAQLGGIVRMTLSLTVIMMEATSNVTYGFPIMLVLMTAKIVGDVFIEPARLQGLILRSQLIVLLKHKVFVERSNMGLVQRRLKLKDFRDAYPRFPPIQSIHVSQDERECTMDLSEFMNPSPYTVPQDASLPRVFKLFRALGLRHLVVVDNRNQVVGLVTRKDLARYRLGKGGLEELSLAQT